From the genome of Psychrilyobacter atlanticus DSM 19335, one region includes:
- the radC gene encoding RadC family protein encodes MKAKEHSGHRDRIRTKILKNGLDGFLEYEILEALLFYTIPMKDTKESAKELLNEFKTLERVLSASKDEILSLKIKGITENTCIYFRLLHDLNKKLYKEKFREQIVLNSVEAAYDYLKSSIGLLEKEVFKIIFLSADNKYLGDEIIFLGTIDRSQIYPREIVKCVLKYNAKSVIFSHNHPSGNPKPSQADLEMTKKLKKILEPLEVRVLDHIIITPEKYYSFSEEGII; translated from the coding sequence GTGAAAGCTAAAGAACATTCAGGGCATAGAGACAGGATTAGAACTAAAATTTTAAAAAATGGTCTGGATGGATTTCTAGAATATGAAATTTTAGAGGCACTATTGTTTTATACCATCCCAATGAAAGATACGAAAGAATCAGCCAAGGAGCTTTTAAATGAGTTTAAAACTTTAGAGAGGGTTTTGAGCGCGTCTAAAGATGAGATATTGTCATTAAAAATAAAAGGAATAACCGAAAATACCTGTATTTATTTTAGACTCCTACACGATTTAAATAAAAAATTATACAAGGAAAAATTCAGAGAACAGATTGTTTTAAATTCTGTAGAAGCTGCATATGATTATTTAAAAAGTAGTATAGGACTCTTAGAGAAAGAAGTATTTAAAATTATATTTTTAAGTGCTGATAACAAGTATTTAGGAGATGAAATTATATTTTTAGGAACGATAGATAGGAGCCAGATATATCCTAGGGAGATAGTGAAATGTGTATTGAAATATAATGCGAAATCGGTTATATTTTCTCATAATCATCCTTCTGGGAATCCAAAGCCATCTCAGGCAGATCTTGAGATGACTAAAAAGTTAAAAAAGATACTAGAACCTTTGGAAGTGAGGGTTTTAGATCATATAATTATAACCCCGGAAAAATATTATAGTTTTTCAGAAGAGGGGATTATATAG
- the cobT gene encoding nicotinate-nucleotide--dimethylbenzimidazole phosphoribosyltransferase: MELYKTTLKRIKPLNIEVAEEAKKILDGKMKPLGSLGKLEELAIQISGITGRLDNAILKKLHLVASADNGIVEEGVSSCPIEYTKIVSEAMLSKVAAIGILCDTLDVDFKLIDIGIAGEIDRKYPNLYRKKIKKGTNNFVYEPAMSYDECIKAIEVGISIVEENLDYDIFSNGEMGIGNTTTSSAILYALTGENLDLIVGRGGGLSDQGLMKKKKVIKDAVEKYNLFENDPIEILRCVGGLDIACMAGIYLGCAANSKPILIDGFISSVAALVAQKIAPNTVEYMIATHRSEEPGMAIISKTLGRKTFLDMNMRLGEGTGAVLAYPIVTSALEVMKRMKTPKQVYKILG, translated from the coding sequence ATGGAATTATATAAGACAACATTAAAGAGGATAAAACCTTTGAATATCGAGGTAGCTGAAGAGGCCAAAAAAATATTGGATGGAAAGATGAAGCCTTTAGGCAGTCTCGGAAAATTAGAAGAGTTAGCTATTCAAATTTCTGGAATAACCGGAAGGCTGGATAATGCGATTTTAAAAAAATTACATCTAGTGGCTTCGGCAGACAATGGAATAGTTGAAGAAGGAGTTTCGTCTTGTCCTATTGAATATACTAAGATTGTTTCTGAAGCGATGCTGTCCAAGGTAGCTGCTATTGGAATTTTATGTGATACATTGGATGTTGATTTTAAATTAATAGATATAGGGATAGCAGGAGAGATAGACAGAAAATACCCAAATCTATACAGAAAAAAAATAAAGAAAGGTACCAATAACTTTGTATATGAGCCGGCTATGTCCTATGATGAATGTATAAAAGCTATAGAAGTAGGTATATCTATCGTTGAAGAAAACTTGGATTATGATATATTCTCTAATGGAGAGATGGGGATAGGAAATACTACTACAAGTAGTGCTATTCTATATGCATTGACAGGGGAAAATTTAGATCTGATTGTGGGCCGTGGTGGCGGACTGAGTGATCAGGGACTTATGAAGAAAAAAAAGGTGATAAAGGATGCTGTAGAAAAATACAACCTCTTTGAAAATGATCCTATAGAGATCCTACGATGTGTAGGAGGTTTAGATATTGCTTGTATGGCAGGGATATACCTTGGATGTGCAGCTAATTCTAAACCGATATTGATCGATGGATTTATATCAAGTGTGGCGGCATTGGTTGCTCAAAAAATCGCTCCTAATACAGTGGAATATATGATTGCTACCCATAGAAGTGAAGAACCTGGAATGGCAATTATAAGTAAAACTTTGGGGAGAAAAACATTTTTAGACATGAATATGAGGCTTGGAGAAGGAACAGGGGCAGTACTTGCCTATCCAATAGTAACCTCAGCTTTAGAGGTTATGAAAAGGATGAAAACTCCAAAACAAGTCTATAAAATCTTAGGATAG
- a CDS encoding histidine phosphatase family protein, whose product MGKLVLVRHGESELNKENIFFGHLDPKLTEKGQGQALRTKEILSSIEYKEIYSSPLKRAAETAEIINIKNYDLNLVEELKELNFGVLEGLTYEEILEKHPEDAVEWKENWQSYDYKTGESVQQLQERCVSFVESLDLSGGNIVAVCHWGVINCILSYYFSGELNGYWKFAPNYAGIIVIEFTDGYPILKGINIGDVDGII is encoded by the coding sequence ATGGGTAAACTAGTTTTGGTAAGACATGGAGAGAGTGAACTGAATAAAGAAAATATTTTTTTCGGGCATTTGGATCCTAAACTTACAGAAAAAGGACAGGGTCAAGCTCTGAGAACAAAGGAGATATTATCTAGTATAGAGTATAAAGAGATCTATAGCAGCCCATTAAAAAGGGCAGCAGAAACAGCTGAGATAATAAATATAAAAAATTATGATTTGAATTTGGTAGAGGAACTGAAGGAACTGAATTTTGGGGTTTTAGAGGGTCTTACCTATGAAGAAATATTGGAAAAACATCCTGAAGATGCTGTGGAATGGAAAGAAAATTGGCAGTCATACGACTATAAAACAGGGGAAAGTGTCCAGCAATTGCAGGAAAGATGTGTGAGTTTTGTAGAATCATTGGACCTATCTGGTGGGAATATAGTGGCAGTATGTCATTGGGGAGTAATAAATTGTATCTTAAGTTATTATTTTTCTGGCGAATTGAATGGATACTGGAAATTTGCTCCTAATTATGCCGGAATAATAGTTATAGAATTTACAGATGGATATCCAATCTTAAAGGGGATTAATATAGGAGATGTCGATGGAATTATATAA
- the cobS gene encoding adenosylcobinamide-GDP ribazoletransferase codes for MKGFLLLLQFMTRIPTPKMEYEPKKLGKAMKFFPVVGMIIGAILYYSFIVLNQFFDSPEVIAILIILIDIVLTGGLHLDGLADTFDGIFSYRSKKRMLEIMKDSRIGSNGALSLIIYFALKGTLLKEVISVDESPYFLLVMPVIARFNSTLNCGVGKYARPSGMGKHIVEETNMVGVMISFAITAAFSYYFIGMTGIYALLVVSILGIYFAKLMERKIGGITGDTLGAVVEMSTIIVLLVGAING; via the coding sequence ATGAAGGGATTTTTACTTCTTTTACAGTTTATGACAAGAATACCTACTCCAAAAATGGAGTATGAACCAAAAAAATTAGGGAAGGCTATGAAGTTTTTTCCAGTAGTTGGAATGATAATAGGAGCGATTTTATATTATTCATTTATAGTTTTAAATCAATTTTTTGACAGCCCAGAGGTAATAGCAATATTGATAATCTTAATAGATATAGTACTTACAGGTGGACTGCATCTAGATGGTTTAGCTGATACATTTGATGGGATATTTAGTTATAGAAGTAAAAAACGTATGCTAGAGATAATGAAAGACTCTAGGATTGGAAGTAATGGAGCATTATCTTTAATAATTTATTTTGCTCTAAAAGGAACACTGTTAAAAGAGGTTATATCGGTAGATGAATCACCTTATTTTTTACTTGTAATGCCTGTAATAGCAAGATTTAACAGTACTTTAAACTGTGGAGTAGGAAAATATGCCAGACCTAGTGGAATGGGAAAACACATAGTAGAGGAAACAAATATGGTAGGTGTGATGATCTCGTTTGCTATAACAGCTGCTTTTTCATATTATTTTATAGGTATGACAGGAATATACGCTCTTTTAGTAGTTAGTATCTTGGGAATATATTTTGCTAAATTAATGGAAAGAAAGATCGGTGGGATAACAGGTGATACCCTAGGTGCTGTAGTTGAGATGTCTACAATAATTGTACTTCTGGTTGGAGCTATAAATGGGTAA
- the cobU gene encoding bifunctional adenosylcobinamide kinase/adenosylcobinamide-phosphate guanylyltransferase, with translation MGKIIYITGGARSGKSTLAESIALNNYKTRTYLATAIPYDDEMVDRIDKHLIQRGEKWQTVEGYKNVTKLLEGKIESDVVLLDCLTNMVSNLLLDNHVDWDMVTPSEVNEMEAKIILEIDNLLACISSHRGDFIIVSNELGMGLVPPYPLGRYFRDISGRINQRIAEESHEAYMVVSGLKVKLK, from the coding sequence ATGGGAAAAATTATATATATAACAGGAGGAGCTAGGAGTGGGAAGAGTACTCTGGCTGAAAGTATAGCTCTGAATAATTATAAAACGAGAACATACCTTGCCACAGCGATCCCATATGATGACGAGATGGTGGACAGGATAGATAAACATCTGATTCAAAGGGGAGAAAAATGGCAGACTGTAGAAGGATATAAGAATGTAACGAAACTTTTAGAGGGCAAGATAGAAAGTGATGTGGTTCTTCTAGATTGTCTGACTAATATGGTAAGTAACCTTCTTTTGGATAACCATGTAGACTGGGATATGGTGACTCCTTCAGAGGTGAACGAGATGGAAGCTAAAATAATCTTAGAGATAGATAACCTTTTGGCATGCATAAGTTCACACAGAGGGGATTTTATAATTGTCAGCAATGAATTAGGGATGGGGCTGGTACCGCCATATCCCCTGGGAAGATATTTTAGAGATATTTCAGGCAGGATAAATCAAAGAATTGCTGAAGAAAGCCATGAAGCTTATATGGTGGTTTCAGGACTTAAAGTTAAATTAAAATAG
- a CDS encoding cobyric acid synthase, whose product MKEHKNLMVQGTASSVGKSLITTALCRLIYKKGYSVCPFKSQNMALNSYITENGLEMGRAQVVQAEACGIKPEVYMNPILLKPTSNKKSQVILNGRVVENMGAVKYSEYKEGLKKEILKNYDYIKSNYDVSIIEGAGSPVEINLTKGDIVNMGMAHMADSPVILVADIDRGGVFASVVGTMTLFNPEERARVKGIVINKFRGDVKILEPGLRQLEEIIGVPVLGVVPHTKLDIEDEDGVTDKFKRKTIDKDIRISVIKLKHMSNFTDLDAFNLYEDVSIKYIDRVEDLGDEDMIIIPGSKSTIDDLKELKEMGIAEKVVKLAKSGTIIFGICGGYQMLGGKIEDPQKLEGNVSEISGLGLLDLTTTMEKSKNTLQYNGEILTDDGLFDGLYGKPIKGYEIHQGITNGKEKGIFLDGEKYINGVIKNNIIGCYIHGIFDNTEFTRGFLNNIRAQKGLDGIDATTTFEEFKEREYDKLAKVVEESLDMEKLYKIIGVSR is encoded by the coding sequence ATGAAAGAACATAAAAATCTAATGGTTCAGGGAACAGCATCATCAGTGGGGAAGAGTTTGATAACTACTGCGTTATGCAGGTTGATATATAAGAAGGGGTATAGTGTTTGTCCATTTAAATCGCAAAATATGGCACTTAATTCATATATAACTGAAAACGGACTGGAAATGGGAAGAGCTCAAGTAGTGCAGGCAGAGGCTTGTGGGATAAAGCCAGAGGTATATATGAATCCAATATTACTAAAGCCTACCAGTAATAAAAAATCTCAAGTGATTTTAAATGGTAGAGTTGTAGAAAATATGGGAGCTGTGAAATATTCAGAGTATAAAGAAGGATTGAAAAAAGAGATCTTAAAAAATTATGATTATATAAAATCTAATTATGATGTATCTATAATTGAAGGGGCGGGTAGTCCCGTAGAAATCAACCTTACAAAGGGGGATATAGTGAATATGGGGATGGCCCATATGGCAGATTCACCTGTAATCCTAGTGGCAGACATAGACAGGGGAGGAGTGTTTGCAAGTGTAGTAGGAACTATGACACTTTTTAATCCTGAAGAAAGAGCCAGAGTAAAGGGGATAGTTATAAATAAATTCAGAGGAGATGTGAAGATCTTAGAACCTGGACTCAGACAGTTAGAAGAAATTATAGGAGTTCCTGTTTTAGGAGTAGTGCCTCACACAAAATTAGATATAGAAGATGAAGACGGAGTAACTGATAAATTTAAAAGAAAAACTATAGATAAAGACATAAGAATATCGGTGATAAAATTAAAACATATGTCCAATTTTACAGATTTAGATGCATTTAACCTATATGAAGATGTATCTATAAAATATATAGACAGGGTAGAGGATTTAGGGGATGAGGATATGATAATTATTCCTGGGTCTAAGAGTACAATAGATGATTTGAAAGAATTAAAAGAAATGGGAATAGCAGAGAAGGTAGTGAAATTAGCTAAGAGTGGAACTATAATATTCGGTATCTGTGGCGGGTATCAAATGCTAGGAGGTAAGATAGAGGATCCTCAGAAATTAGAGGGGAATGTCAGTGAAATATCCGGGTTAGGATTACTTGACCTTACTACTACTATGGAAAAATCAAAGAACACCCTTCAATATAATGGTGAAATATTAACAGATGACGGGTTATTTGACGGACTTTATGGTAAACCAATAAAGGGATACGAGATCCATCAAGGTATAACTAACGGTAAGGAAAAGGGAATATTTTTAGATGGAGAAAAATATATAAATGGAGTTATAAAAAATAATATAATCGGGTGTTATATCCATGGTATTTTTGATAATACTGAATTCACTCGTGGTTTTTTAAATAACATAAGAGCACAAAAAGGTTTAGATGGAATAGATGCTACAACTACTTTTGAGGAATTTAAAGAAAGAGAATATGATAAATTAGCTAAAGTTGTAGAAGAATCCCTAGATATGGAAAAATTATACAAGATAATAGGGGTATCCCGTTAA
- the hpf gene encoding ribosome hibernation-promoting factor, HPF/YfiA family, with protein MRMIISGRHLEVTPGIRAHAEKKIGKIKKYFDQIAEVYITLSAQHVKTGKVHTADVLVYVNGSKIKATVEEVDLYAAIDEVVDVLEKQLTKYKEKLRDNKHAKALKKFDYNAETGNITREKTSKVIPTKIMAKPMEIGEAILQMETMGKKFYIFMNAETEELNVVYKRRDGDYSHVEAGWE; from the coding sequence ATGAGAATGATTATAAGCGGGAGACATTTAGAAGTTACACCAGGAATAAGAGCGCATGCTGAGAAAAAAATAGGAAAAATCAAAAAATATTTTGATCAAATAGCGGAGGTGTATATCACTCTTTCAGCACAACACGTAAAAACAGGAAAAGTTCATACAGCAGATGTATTAGTTTATGTAAATGGTTCTAAAATAAAAGCTACAGTAGAAGAGGTAGATTTATATGCTGCTATTGATGAAGTAGTAGATGTACTTGAAAAACAATTGACTAAATATAAGGAAAAATTAAGAGACAATAAACATGCTAAAGCTCTTAAGAAATTTGACTATAATGCTGAGACTGGAAATATAACAAGGGAAAAAACAAGTAAGGTCATTCCTACTAAGATAATGGCTAAGCCTATGGAAATAGGAGAGGCTATCTTACAGATGGAAACAATGGGTAAAAAATTCTACATATTTATGAATGCTGAAACAGAGGAATTAAATGTAGTATATAAAAGAAGAGACGGAGATTACAGCCACGTAGAAGCTGGATGGGAATAG
- the buk gene encoding butyrate kinase — MSYKILAINPGSTSTKIAIYENEKEIFEKTLRHTNEELAPFENISDQLEFRREVILDAVSESGIKIEELAAIVGRGGLLKPIAGGTYEVSEDMLADLKVGVLGEHASNLGGRIAHEIASTISKPSYIVDPVVVDELDEVARVSGIPELERKSIFHALNQKAVARRAAKEMGKSYDELNLIVVHLGGGISVGAHSNGRVIDVNNALDGDGPFSPERSGQLPIGDLLKMATSGKYDLDFIKKRIKGNGGVVAYLDTNDMKEVTDNAESGDEKSSLIVKAMGYQVAKEVGAMAAVLSGKVDAIILTGGIAYSKKIVGDITDRVSFIGEVKVYPGEDEMLALAEGGLRVLTGEESPKKY, encoded by the coding sequence ATGAGTTACAAAATATTGGCAATTAATCCAGGGTCTACATCTACAAAGATAGCGATCTATGAAAATGAAAAGGAGATCTTTGAAAAAACTTTGAGACATACTAATGAGGAATTAGCACCATTTGAAAACATTTCAGATCAATTGGAGTTTAGAAGGGAAGTTATCTTAGATGCGGTATCTGAATCAGGTATAAAAATAGAAGAATTAGCAGCTATAGTAGGTAGAGGTGGATTGTTAAAACCAATTGCTGGTGGAACTTATGAAGTGAGTGAAGATATGCTGGCAGATTTAAAGGTTGGAGTATTGGGAGAACATGCTTCAAACTTAGGTGGAAGGATAGCTCATGAGATAGCTTCTACTATCTCTAAACCTTCATACATCGTAGATCCTGTAGTGGTAGACGAGTTAGATGAAGTAGCTAGAGTATCTGGTATTCCTGAATTAGAAAGAAAGAGTATCTTTCATGCATTGAACCAAAAAGCAGTGGCTAGAAGAGCTGCTAAAGAGATGGGAAAATCTTATGATGAATTAAACTTAATTGTTGTACATCTTGGTGGGGGAATCAGTGTAGGAGCTCATTCAAATGGTAGAGTTATAGATGTAAATAATGCACTGGATGGAGATGGACCATTTTCACCTGAAAGATCAGGACAGTTACCTATTGGAGATCTTTTAAAGATGGCTACAAGCGGTAAATATGATCTGGATTTCATAAAAAAAAGGATCAAAGGAAATGGCGGGGTAGTAGCATATTTAGATACCAATGATATGAAAGAAGTTACTGATAATGCTGAAAGCGGAGATGAAAAATCAAGTTTAATTGTAAAAGCTATGGGTTATCAAGTGGCTAAAGAAGTAGGAGCTATGGCTGCTGTACTTTCTGGAAAGGTAGATGCAATAATCTTAACTGGGGGAATCGCTTATTCTAAGAAAATAGTAGGGGATATCACAGATAGGGTTTCATTTATAGGAGAGGTAAAGGTATATCCTGGAGAAGATGAGATGTTAGCTTTAGCTGAAGGTGGTTTAAGGGTATTGACAGGAGAAGAATCTCCTAAAAAATACTAA
- a CDS encoding phosphate butyryltransferase: protein MKNFEEILSKAQQQGEKKVISVAVAQDREVLLSVEEARKKGVVDGILVGDSAKIEKVAKELNIDLSNYKIIDKTDDVEAARQAVIEVSSGRADMLMKGLVDTSVVLKAALDREVGLRGDGILSHVAVFEIENYDRLFFITDAAMNIAPDVEAKKKIIDNSVKVARALEIEVPKVACICAKEKMNQKMPDTVDAHELEEMNKRGEIENCIVGGPFALDNAVSLEAAKHKGIDHEVAGMADILLAPDIEGGNILYKSISYFARSKGAGLIVGATAPIILTSRADSEETKLNSIILGAMTAGKL from the coding sequence ATGAAAAATTTTGAAGAAATACTATCTAAGGCACAACAGCAAGGGGAAAAAAAAGTTATTTCTGTAGCTGTAGCTCAAGATAGGGAGGTTTTATTATCTGTAGAGGAAGCTAGAAAAAAAGGTGTAGTAGATGGAATATTGGTAGGAGATTCTGCCAAGATAGAGAAGGTCGCGAAAGAGCTGAACATAGACCTGTCTAACTACAAAATTATCGACAAAACAGATGATGTAGAAGCTGCTAGACAAGCTGTAATAGAAGTATCTAGTGGAAGAGCAGATATGTTGATGAAAGGATTAGTGGATACAAGTGTAGTTTTAAAAGCTGCATTAGACAGGGAAGTTGGTCTTAGAGGAGACGGAATACTATCTCATGTTGCTGTATTTGAAATTGAAAATTATGACAGATTATTTTTTATTACGGATGCGGCGATGAATATAGCTCCAGACGTGGAAGCTAAGAAAAAAATAATAGATAACTCTGTAAAGGTAGCTCGTGCATTGGAGATAGAGGTTCCAAAGGTGGCTTGTATTTGCGCTAAAGAAAAAATGAATCAAAAAATGCCAGATACAGTGGATGCACATGAATTAGAAGAGATGAATAAAAGGGGAGAGATAGAAAATTGTATAGTAGGAGGACCTTTTGCACTAGATAATGCCGTATCATTAGAGGCTGCTAAACATAAAGGAATCGATCATGAAGTAGCTGGAATGGCGGATATTTTATTGGCTCCAGATATCGAAGGTGGAAATATCTTATATAAATCTATATCTTATTTTGCAAGATCTAAGGGAGCAGGGTTGATAGTAGGAGCTACAGCTCCAATTATTCTTACTTCCAGAGCAGATAGTGAAGAAACTAAGTTAAATTCTATAATCTTAGGAGCAATGACAGCAGGAAAATTATAA
- a CDS encoding ABC transporter ATP-binding protein: protein MSDIILKIEKLNKRYKDKKRDIQILNDLDFEINRGEFVSVLGKSGSGKTTFLNMIGMLDKPDSGDVYYAGKNVSVAHSSKIDLLRNEMLGFIFQFHYLLPEFSALENVMLPGLIGKKKNREEVKKKAVELLTEMQLGERLDHKPTELSGGEKQRVAIARAMINEPKIILADEPTGNLDEETSEVIHDLLRKICREKNQTIIVVTHSTELANITDKRYHLTKGKLELVTD, encoded by the coding sequence ATGTCTGATATAATATTAAAGATAGAGAAGTTAAACAAACGTTATAAGGATAAAAAAAGAGATATACAGATATTGAATGATTTGGATTTTGAGATAAACAGGGGAGAATTTGTTTCAGTACTTGGTAAATCCGGTTCAGGGAAAACTACATTTTTAAATATGATAGGGATGTTAGATAAACCGGATTCTGGAGATGTTTATTATGCAGGTAAAAATGTAAGTGTGGCACACAGCTCAAAGATAGACCTTTTAAGAAATGAGATGTTAGGATTTATATTTCAATTTCATTACCTCTTACCGGAATTTTCAGCTCTTGAAAATGTTATGCTGCCGGGACTTATAGGGAAAAAGAAAAATCGTGAAGAAGTAAAGAAAAAAGCCGTAGAATTACTTACAGAGATGCAGTTAGGGGAAAGATTAGATCATAAACCTACCGAGCTGTCTGGTGGAGAAAAACAGAGGGTAGCGATAGCACGGGCAATGATAAATGAACCTAAGATAATATTAGCCGATGAGCCTACAGGAAATTTAGATGAAGAAACCAGTGAGGTTATCCATGATCTTTTGAGAAAAATCTGTAGGGAAAAAAATCAAACGATAATTGTGGTGACTCATAGCACAGAACTAGCAAACATAACAGATAAAAGGTATCATCTGACCAAGGGAAAATTAGAGCTAGTAACTGATTAA
- a CDS encoding ABC transporter permease, translating into MIEFFIAKKHILERKRQSIIAILGVAIGVTVLTVSIGIANGLDKNMVDSILSISSHVVATKNGEAIDDYRELQTQIESIKGVKGAVPQISTQGILKYSGIFGSYVSGVKINGLDFDDAKTAMNIDKKIVAGTMEIKKPTEFLIGKELFDQLGAKLGDRITVVSADNREMHLTIVGVFQSGYYEYDTTMIIIPLRAVQILSYTGDTVTSLEVFLDDVYSANKVAGQIQMKTNMSTRTWGDLNRNLLAALSLEKTVMILVFSLIVIIAGFVVWVILNMLVKEKTRDIGIMRSMGFSSKNIMRIFMLEGLFLGSFGIVVGLSISGGILWYVKDNAINQITNIYYLNKIPVEITSKEVLVIVAANIVIIFLSSIFPAYKAAKLEVVEALKYD; encoded by the coding sequence ATGATAGAATTTTTTATAGCTAAAAAGCATATTTTAGAGAGAAAAAGACAGAGTATAATAGCTATATTAGGTGTGGCTATTGGTGTAACGGTACTTACGGTTTCCATAGGAATAGCCAACGGATTAGATAAAAATATGGTTGACAGCATACTGTCTATAAGTTCCCATGTAGTGGCTACAAAGAATGGAGAAGCTATAGATGATTATAGGGAACTCCAGACCCAGATAGAATCGATAAAAGGTGTAAAGGGTGCAGTACCTCAGATATCCACCCAGGGGATCTTAAAATATAGTGGTATTTTTGGTTCATATGTTTCAGGAGTAAAGATAAACGGGTTAGATTTTGATGATGCCAAAACAGCCATGAATATAGATAAAAAAATAGTTGCAGGAACGATGGAAATAAAGAAACCTACAGAATTTCTCATAGGAAAAGAACTGTTTGATCAGCTGGGAGCAAAATTAGGAGATAGGATAACTGTGGTATCTGCCGATAATAGAGAGATGCATCTGACTATAGTAGGAGTCTTTCAATCAGGGTACTATGAGTATGACACTACTATGATAATAATTCCGCTCCGTGCAGTACAAATTTTATCCTATACTGGTGATACAGTCACTAGTTTAGAGGTTTTTTTAGATGATGTATACAGTGCCAACAAAGTAGCGGGACAGATTCAAATGAAAACCAATATGAGCACAAGAACTTGGGGAGATCTAAATAGAAATTTACTGGCTGCCCTATCCCTTGAAAAAACAGTGATGATACTGGTATTTTCATTGATTGTAATTATTGCAGGTTTTGTAGTATGGGTAATATTAAATATGCTGGTTAAGGAAAAAACAAGAGATATAGGGATAATGAGGTCTATGGGATTTAGCAGTAAAAATATAATGAGAATATTTATGTTGGAAGGACTTTTTTTAGGATCTTTTGGAATTGTAGTTGGACTGAGTATATCAGGAGGGATTCTTTGGTATGTAAAGGACAATGCAATAAATCAAATAACTAATATTTACTATTTAAACAAAATACCTGTAGAGATAACTTCTAAGGAAGTGTTGGTAATAGTTGCGGCAAATATAGTTATTATATTTTTATCTAGTATTTTTCCAGCTTATAAAGCGGCAAAATTAGAGGTAGTTGAAGCGTTGAAGTATGACTAA
- the rpsO gene encoding 30S ribosomal protein S15, which translates to MRTKAEIIKDFGKTATDTGCTEVQVAILTERINHLTDHLRTNKKDHHSRLGLMKMVGKRRRLLDYMIKKDLDGYRTLISKLGIRK; encoded by the coding sequence ATGAGAACTAAAGCAGAAATCATTAAAGATTTCGGAAAAACAGCAACTGATACAGGATGTACTGAGGTACAAGTAGCTATATTAACTGAAAGAATCAATCACTTAACTGATCACTTAAGAACTAACAAGAAGGATCACCATTCTAGATTAGGATTAATGAAAATGGTTGGTAAAAGAAGAAGATTATTAGACTACATGATCAAGAAAGATTTAGATGGTTACAGAACGTTAATCTCTAAGTTAGGAATCAGAAAGTAA